From the Streptomonospora nanhaiensis genome, the window TGCCAGACCGTTTGGCACGTTTCCGTGAACGGTTCCACGGTGAAGGGAGCCGGGCGGTGTCCGGCTTTTTCGTTCCTGTCCACTGCGCCTCCGTGTGTCGTGCCTACGTCCAGCGGCCGGTGCCGGGGCGCTCGGCCTCGCCGAGGTGCCGGCGGCGCAGTTCCTCCCGGCGGACCTTGCCGGTGCCGGTGCGGGGCATGTCCGCGAGGGCGATCACGACGGGGTCGGCGAGGTCGGGCAGGCCGCGCGCCGCCCGCCGCCACACCTCGGGGTCGAGCCGGCCGTCGGGCGTGGCGACGACGGGCACCGGCGGACCGCCGCTGACCGCCAGCAGCGCGACGTCGTGCCGCGGGGGCAGGTGGTCGACGAGGACGTCCTCCAGTTCCAGGCAGCTCAGGCCGGGCGTGTGGTTGACCTCCCGGTCGAGCAGCTTGACGCTTCCGGTGCGGGTCCTGATCCCGATGTCGCCGGTGTTCCACCACTCGCCGACGGCCTTCTCCCGCCAGCGTTCCGGTTCGCCGTAGTAGCCGACGCAGCGCGCCTTGGTGCGGGCGAACACCAGGCCGGGCCGGCCGTCGGGCACCGGTTGGAAGGTCTGCGGGTCCACCACCTTGATCTGGACGAAGGTGGGCATCGGGCGGCCCACCGTGCGCGGGCCGGGCTCCTCGTCGCGGCGGCGGTTGGCGGTGCGGCGGGTGATGAACGTCATCCCCAGGCCGCCGGTCTCGGACTGGCCGTATCCGTACCGCCACAGGGGGAACGGGTGTTGGGAGGCGTTCAGGAAGGACCGGATCGTCGACCAGTACACGGCGTCGAACGTGCTCGCGAACATCCGGACGGAGGAGAACACGTTGCTGGCGCGCTCGCGGGCGAGGTCCTCCAGGTTGGTGAAGTCGATCGGCAGCGCCTCGATCACGGTGGGCGGGTGCTCGCGGAACAGCGGCCGGACGGTCGCGGGGTCGCTGTCGCTCATCAGCAGGACCTTGGCCGGCGCCAGGGTCAGCACGGAGTAGATCCAGGTGAAGGCGCGGGCGTGGACGTAGGGCATGAACACGGCCACCGTGTCGGAGCGGCGGAACGTGATCGGCGGCAGGTGGCGGCACTCCAGCCGGGCCATCTGGCCCTGGAGCTTGGCCGGCGTGTACATGATGAGCTTGGGCACGCCCGTGGTCCCCGACGTGTGGGTGAGCATCATCAGCTCGTTGTTGGGGCGCGGCGCCGGCGCGGGCTCGGGGGCGCCCTCCAGTTCGGCCAGGGTGAGGGCGCCGGGCACGCCGCCGTCCAGCGACAGTGTGCGGTCGGCGAAGGACGCGAGCGGCTTCCCGTCGCCGTCGGCGGGGGTCAGCCGCCGCCGGTCGCTGATCAGCAGCGCGGGCTCCACCCGCTGGAGCAGCGCCCGCACCGCGTCGTCGGGCAGCAGGCCCGAGAGCATCACCGGAACCGCGCCGATCCGGCTCGCCGCGGCGGCCAGCAGCACGCAGTCGAAGTGGTTGTCCTTGAACACGGCGACCCGGTCGCCGGAGCGGACCCCGGCCGCGTGCAGGGCCGCCGCAGTGCCGCGCACGCAGTCGGCCATTTCGCCGATGTCGAGGAGGGTGCGGCCCCGCGGGTCGATGTCAAGCGGCCGGCTGAGGCGGAAGACCATGGGCTTGCCCGTTCGCGCCCTGCGGTCGAAGAGGAGTCCTAAATTGGATTTCCAGAGTTGGTTGTTGCGCATCCGTTCTCCCGCATTCCTTCGTTGGACTGGGATAACCGGTTCACAATCCCTGGGATGAGACCAGGGGCCAGACAACCAACCGCTTTTTCGCGCGTCAAGCTCACTTTTCACTTATGTCACATTGGCCGGATGTGGCCTTTGTGGGGAATTCTCAAACCAGTGCCCGGCGGTTAATCCGGGCGGTTTTCCGGTACCGTCCTTTCCAGGGATTCAACGGCTGGAAACGGGAGGTAGGCCGCATTCGGGTCCGGCGTGCGAGGGTGTCCCCACGCGCGCCGCGCCGGCGCGCGGAACACGGCGGGGCCGACCGCCGGAACGGCGGTCGGCCCCGACCACTCACCGGGCCCGCGGGCGGCGTCCGCGCGCGGAGACGGGCGGCTACTCCTCGTCGTCCTCGTCGAGGTCGCGGCGGCGGCGCTTCTTGCCGTCGCGGCCGGGCCGCAGCAGGGCCTCGGCCAGGGCGAACATGGTCTCCTCCAGCGCGGCCAGGCGCTTGGTGACGTCGTCGTGGGAGGTCTCGACCGCCTCGGTGATGACCTCCTCGAACTCGTGGCGGTCGGGGCGGGCCTGGACCTCGCGCAGCAGCGGGTCGACGCTCTCGCTGAGGCGGCTGCTCAGGCTCTCCAGGCGGTCGGTGGGGTCGATGACCGGGCGGTCCACCAGTTCGCCCAGGCGGCGGTGCACCTCGCTGAACTCCAGTGTGGCCGGCAGCTGGGCCAGGCGCTGGTTGAGCGCCTCCAGGCGGTCGTCGACGGCCTCCAGGCGGCCGTCGACACCGTCGATCTGGCCGTTGACGCCCTCGAACTGGCCCTCGACGCCGTTGACCCGGCCCTCGATGCCGTCCAGGCGCCCGTTGATGCCGTCGATGCGGCCGTCCACGCCGTCGATCTTGCCCTCGACGCCTTCGAAGCTGCCCTCGAAGTGACCCTCGAAGGTGTCGAACCGGTCGGCCAGCCGGCCCAGGCCGTGCTCGAACTGCGCGGTGATGGACTCCAGGTGCCGGTCGACGCGCTCGGCCAGCTCCCTGCGGCTCTGCTCCAGGCGGCCGTCGATGGCCTCGCGCTGCTCCTCGACCAGGTTGGTCAGCGCGCTGTGCCGGTCGTCGCCGCTCTGCTGGAGGGCGCCGGTGCGCTCCTCGACCGAGGCGCCCAGCTCCGTGATGCGGGTGTCGACCGACTCCCGCAGCTCGCCGATGCGCTCCTCGACGCCGTCGCGCAGCGCGGCGACCCGCTCCTCGACGGCGGTGCGCAGCTCGCGCAGCGCGGCGAGGGCGGCGGTGTGGTCCTCGTCGAACTTCGCGCGCAGGCCCCCGGCGGTCTCCTCCAGGCGGGCGGCGAGGTCGGTGCGCTGCTGGTCGTCGCGCTCGCGCAGCTCGGCGCGGTGCAGCTCCAGCTGCTCGTGCAGCTCGGTGAGCCGGTCGCGCACGTGGGCGCGGATGTCGGCCAGGCGCTCCTCGGTGTCCTCGGCCAGCTTGACGACGGCGCTGTTGGCGTCGGCGACGGCGGCGGTGGCCTCGGCGTGGTTCTCCTCGGCCTGGGTGCCCAGGGTGGTGAAGCCCTCGCCGACCTGCGCGGCCAGGGCGGTGTGGCGTTCGTCGGCGCGGGTCTCCAGGCGCTCGACGCCCTCGGTGAGGGCGGTGCGGTGCTCGTCGGCGCGGGAGTCGAGGCGCTCGATGCCCTCGGTGAGGGCGGTGTGGCGTTCGTCGGCGCGGGAGTCGAGGCGCTCCACGCTCTCGGTGAGGGCGGTGCGGTGCTCGTCGGCGCGGGTCTCCAGGCGCTCGACGCCTTCGGTGAGGGCGGTGTGGCGTTCGTCGGCGCGGGAGTCGAGGCGGTCGATGCCCTCGGTCAGCGCGCTGTGGTGCTCGTCGGCGCGGGTCTCCAGGCGTCCGATGCCCTCGGTGACGGCGGTGTGCTGCTCCTCGGCGGTGCCGCGCAGGGAGTCGGCCGCGGTGTCGATCCTGCCGCCCAGCGACCCGGCCTCTTCGCGCACCGCCGACTCCAGGGCCTCGCGGCTCTCGGCGATCGAGGCGGCCAGGGACTCGCGGCCCTCGGCCACGGCGGTCTCGACGGAGGCGCGGCCCTCGGTGATGGCCTCGGCCAGGGCGGCGCGGCCCTCCTCGACCGCCGCGGCCAGCGCCTCGCGGTGCTCGGCGGCGGCGCCCATGGCGGTCTCGTGCTGCTCGGCCATGCGCTCGCCCACCTGCGCCAGCGAACCGCTCAGCGACTCGGCCTGGCCGCGCAGGCCCTCGACCGCCTCGTCCAGGCGGGCGAACCGCGCCTCGGCGCCGGCGGCCAGTCCCTCCAGGCGCTCGGTGAGGGTGTCCAGGCGCGCCGAGTGCTGCTCACCGGACTCGCCCAGCGCCCGCAGCCGCGTCAGCACGGAGTCGAGGTGCCCGGTGATCCCCCGGATGTCGGCGCGCAGCGCCGCCATCTCGGCCAGCGGCTTGACGCGCTCGCCCACCAGCGCGATGTGCTCGGCGAGGGTCTCGGCCCACTCCGGGGGCCGCGAGGTCAGCTCGTCGACCCGCGCCTGGACGCCGGCGACCGACTCGGCGAGGGTGGCGAACTCGCGCTCGCGGAACTCGCGCAGCAGCCACTCCATGCCTTCGAGGCGCTGGCGCATCTCCTCGTTGACCGCGCTCTGGGACTTCTGCTCGGACAGCTGGTCCTGGGCTGCCCGCGACAGCAGCTCCCGCATGCGGTCGGAGACTCCGGCCTGACCTCCTCCGTTGAGGAAGTCGTGGTTGGGCTGTTCCACCGAGGTGCTCCTTTTCGGATCGGGCGCCCCACCCGGTTCGGCCGTGGATGGGCGGTGGGCTCCTGGGGGTTCCGGCGTGGCTCTGGCACGGTGTCCGGCGGGGGACGCGCCCGCGACGCGCCGCACACGGACGGGGGCTCGATGGTCACGCGGGGTGATGGTCGGGGTCGCGGTGGACGGGGGCAACCGGCCGACCGGCGACCGACCTGTGCGCTTCGCCGGGGGAGCCCAGGAAAGGACGGATTCAGCGGTGGCCAGTCTAACGACTCGCGCCTGTTCACCGTGTTAGAAGCGGCAAAGGAGAGGTGCGGACGGAAGTGGTCTGGAGCGTCACGCTAGTACCGATCGCCGCGTTAGTCACCCCTTGTGGCAGTGGGCGGTGAATGGCGGTGGTTTGTCCGATGAGTGTGTTTTGTTCATTCCGTGCCCGTGACCTCGGAACATACGAGCGAAATCGGGCGATCCCCCACGCGGGTGAGCACGACGACCGCCGATTCCGGACCCGCGGGCCGCAGGTCGCGGCGGAGTTTCTCCACGTCGACCGCTGATCCGCGTTTCTTAATCGTTACCCGGCCCACCCCGCGATCGCGCAGCGCGGCGCGCAGCCGCTTCAGCGAGAACGGCAGCACCTCGCGTACCTCCAGCGCCCGGCAGAAGGGGGTGGCCACCAGCCGGTCGGCGGTGATGTAGGCGATGTTGGGGTCCAGCAGCGCCCCGCCCACCAGCGCGGCGGCCTCGGCCACCAGGTGCGCGCGCACCACCGCGTTGTCGGGCTCGTAGAGGTAGCGCCCCGGCGGCGCCACCGGCGCCGGCCCGGCGCCGGGGTCGGCGGTCAGCGTGGCCGCGGTGCCGCCCGCGCCGCGCAGCAGCGTGGCGCGCCGGCCGCCCGGCGCGCCCGCGCCCCGCCACAGCGCGGTCTCCTTCAGGTCGCCGTCGACCGAGATCCACTCCGCCTCGGCGTCGGCGGGGATGGCCTCGTGGGGGATGCCCGGCGCGGCCTTGACGCACGAGACCGGCGCGCCGGCCGCCGCCGCCAGGACCGCCGACCACGGCGGGGAGTAGGCGGCGGGGTCGAAGACCCGGCCGCGCGCGTTGCGCCGCGCGGGGTCGCAGAAGACGGCGTCGAAGGCGCGGGTGTCGACGGCGGCGTCGCCCACGCGCGCCCGCGCGCGTTCGGCCAGGTCCAGTTCGGCGAGGTTGGCCGCCGCCACGGCCGCGGTCAGCGGGTCGGCGTCGACGCCCTCGACGCGCAGGCCGGCCTCCGCCATGGCGATCATGTCCGCGCCGATCCCGCAGCACAGGTCGGCCACGCGCGCGCCCGGCGGCAGCGCCGCGGCGAGCCGGCGGGCGCGGTAGGCCGCGACGGGCGACCTGGTGGCCTGCTCCAGGCCCTGGGGGGTGAAGTACATCCGCCCGGCGCGGGCGCCGAACTTCTCCCGGGCCCGGCCGCGCAGCCGCGCCTGGGTCAGCGCGGCGCCGGCCAGCGCGTCGGCGGGCACCGGGGGCGCGCCCTCGGCCGCGGCCTCGGCCGCCGCCTCCTCGGCCACCGCGCGCAGCGCCGTGGCGGCCTTCAGGGGGTCGGCGGCGACCTCGTCGGGATCGGCCGCCCGGAGGACCCGGCGACCCGCCGGAGAGAGCAGCGCGCGGAACACCGAGTCGGGCGTGGTTCGCCCGCTGGACACCGACATGTTCCCCCGTGACCTGTTGTTTGACGGGCACTATGGGCCCGGCTAATGTTCAGTACTGGCACTCTCAAGGGTAGAGTGCTAATCGCGACGAGGCCGGTCTGGCACCCGCGACGGCAGGCCGCCGTGCTCGCCCCTTTACCAAGCATGCCGTTTCGAATCCTCGAACCTGAAGGGGGAGGTCACAACCGTGTCGACCGCCACCAAGACTGTGCTTAAGCCGCTTGAGGACCGCGTTGTCGTCAAGACGCTTGAGGCCGAGCAGACCACCGCCTCCGGCCTCGTCATCCCCGACACCGCCAAGGAGAAGCCGCAGGAGGGCGAGGTCCTGGCGGTGGGTCCCGGCCGCTGGGACGAGGACGGCGAGAAGCGCATCCCGCTGGACGTCAAGGTCGGCGACATCGTGCTGTACAGCAAGTACGGCGGCACCGAGGTCAAGTACAACAACGAGGAGTACCTCGTCCTCTCCGCCCGCGACCTGCTCGCGGTCGTCGAGAAGTAGTTCTCCTCGGCCCGCGCGCGGTATCCGCGACGCCGACACCTCCCGCCCCGGCCGGCGCCCTGCCGGGCGGGGCGGTTTTCATGTCCGCCGTACCTGTACGGATTGAGGAAGACCCACATGCCCAAGATTCTGGAATTCCGGGACGACGCGCGGCGCGCCCTGGAGCGCGGCGTCGACCGCCTCGCGAACTCCGTCAAGGTGACGCTGGGCCCGCGCGGGCGCAACGTCGTCATCGACAAGAAGTTCGGCGCCCCCACGATCACCAACGACGGTGTGACCGTCGCGCGTGAGGTCGAGCTTGAGGACCCCTACGAGAACCTGGGCGCCCAGCTCGTCAAGGAGGTCGCCACCAAGACCAACGACGCGGCGGGCGACGGCACCACCACCGCCACCGTGCTCGCCCAGGCGCTGGTCCGCGAGGGCCTGCGCAGCGTGGCCTCCGGCGCCTCGCCGATGTCCCTGAAGAAGGGCATCGACGCCGCCGCCCAGAAGGTCGGCGAGATCCTGGTCGAGCGCGCCCGCGAGGTCGGCGAGCGCGCCGACATCGCCTACGTCGCCACCAACTCCGCCCAGGACTCCGCCATCGGCGACCTGATCGCCGAGGCGTTCGACAAGGTCGGCAAGGACGGCGTGATCACCGTCGAGGAGGCCCCCACCATGGGCCTGGACCTCGACTTCACCGAGGGCCTCCAGTTCGACAAGGGCTATGTCTCGCCCTACTTCGTCACCGACGGCGACCGCCAGGAGGCGGTGCTTGAGGACGCCCTCATCCTGATCAACCAGGGCAAGATCTCCTCGCTCAACGAGCTGCTGCCGCTGCTGGAGAAGGTCGTCCAGACCAAGAAGCCGCTGCTCATCATCGCCGAGGACATCGAGGGCGACGCGCTGGGCGCGCTGGTCCTCAACAAGATCCGCGGCGCGCTGAGCGTGGTCGCCGTCAAGGCCCCCGGCTTCGGCGAGCGCCGCAAGGCGATGCTGCAGGACATCGCCACCCTCACCGGCGGCCAGGTCATCGCCGAGGAGGTCGGCCTGACCCTGGAGAACGCCGAGCTGGACGTCCTGGGCAGCGCCCGCCGCATCACCGTCACCAAGGACGACACCACCATCGTCGACGGCGGCGGCGAGCAGTCCGAGGTCGCCGACCGGATCAGCCAGATCCGCAAGGAGATCGAGAACACCGACTCCGACTGGGACCGCGAGAAGCTGCAGGAGCGCCTGGCCAAGCTGGCCGGCGGTGTGTCCGTGCTGCGCGTCGGCGCGGCCACCGAGGTGGAGCTGAAGGAGAAGAAGCACCGCCTTGAGGACGCGATCTCGGCCACCCGCGCCGCGATCGAGGAGGGCATCGTCGCCGGCGGCGGCGCCTCCCTGGTGCACGCGGCCACCGCGCTGGACGACCTCGGCCTGACCGGCGACGAGGCCACCGGTGTGGCGATCGTGCG encodes:
- a CDS encoding class I SAM-dependent methyltransferase, with translation MSSGRTTPDSVFRALLSPAGRRVLRAADPDEVAADPLKAATALRAVAEEAAAEAAAEGAPPVPADALAGAALTQARLRGRAREKFGARAGRMYFTPQGLEQATRSPVAAYRARRLAAALPPGARVADLCCGIGADMIAMAEAGLRVEGVDADPLTAAVAAANLAELDLAERARARVGDAAVDTRAFDAVFCDPARRNARGRVFDPAAYSPPWSAVLAAAAGAPVSCVKAAPGIPHEAIPADAEAEWISVDGDLKETALWRGAGAPGGRRATLLRGAGGTAATLTADPGAGPAPVAPPGRYLYEPDNAVVRAHLVAEAAALVGGALLDPNIAYITADRLVATPFCRALEVREVLPFSLKRLRAALRDRGVGRVTIKKRGSAVDVEKLRRDLRPAGPESAVVVLTRVGDRPISLVCSEVTGTE
- a CDS encoding class I adenylate-forming enzyme family protein, coding for MRNNQLWKSNLGLLFDRRARTGKPMVFRLSRPLDIDPRGRTLLDIGEMADCVRGTAAALHAAGVRSGDRVAVFKDNHFDCVLLAAAASRIGAVPVMLSGLLPDDAVRALLQRVEPALLISDRRRLTPADGDGKPLASFADRTLSLDGGVPGALTLAELEGAPEPAPAPRPNNELMMLTHTSGTTGVPKLIMYTPAKLQGQMARLECRHLPPITFRRSDTVAVFMPYVHARAFTWIYSVLTLAPAKVLLMSDSDPATVRPLFREHPPTVIEALPIDFTNLEDLARERASNVFSSVRMFASTFDAVYWSTIRSFLNASQHPFPLWRYGYGQSETGGLGMTFITRRTANRRRDEEPGPRTVGRPMPTFVQIKVVDPQTFQPVPDGRPGLVFARTKARCVGYYGEPERWREKAVGEWWNTGDIGIRTRTGSVKLLDREVNHTPGLSCLELEDVLVDHLPPRHDVALLAVSGGPPVPVVATPDGRLDPEVWRRAARGLPDLADPVVIALADMPRTGTGKVRREELRRRHLGEAERPGTGRWT
- the groL gene encoding chaperonin GroEL (60 kDa chaperone family; promotes refolding of misfolded polypeptides especially under stressful conditions; forms two stacked rings of heptamers to form a barrel-shaped 14mer; ends can be capped by GroES; misfolded proteins enter the barrel where they are refolded when GroES binds) is translated as MPKILEFRDDARRALERGVDRLANSVKVTLGPRGRNVVIDKKFGAPTITNDGVTVAREVELEDPYENLGAQLVKEVATKTNDAAGDGTTTATVLAQALVREGLRSVASGASPMSLKKGIDAAAQKVGEILVERAREVGERADIAYVATNSAQDSAIGDLIAEAFDKVGKDGVITVEEAPTMGLDLDFTEGLQFDKGYVSPYFVTDGDRQEAVLEDALILINQGKISSLNELLPLLEKVVQTKKPLLIIAEDIEGDALGALVLNKIRGALSVVAVKAPGFGERRKAMLQDIATLTGGQVIAEEVGLTLENAELDVLGSARRITVTKDDTTIVDGGGEQSEVADRISQIRKEIENTDSDWDREKLQERLAKLAGGVSVLRVGAATEVELKEKKHRLEDAISATRAAIEEGIVAGGGASLVHAATALDDLGLTGDEATGVAIVRRALAEPARWIAENAGAEGYVVTHRIAEMEVGQGYNAATGTYGDLMSQGIIDPVKVTRSAVQNAASIAGMLLTTEALVVDKPEEEEAEAGHGHGHGH
- a CDS encoding apolipoprotein A-IV repeat region-like domain-containing protein, coding for MEQPNHDFLNGGGQAGVSDRMRELLSRAAQDQLSEQKSQSAVNEEMRQRLEGMEWLLREFREREFATLAESVAGVQARVDELTSRPPEWAETLAEHIALVGERVKPLAEMAALRADIRGITGHLDSVLTRLRALGESGEQHSARLDTLTERLEGLAAGAEARFARLDEAVEGLRGQAESLSGSLAQVGERMAEQHETAMGAAAEHREALAAAVEEGRAALAEAITEGRASVETAVAEGRESLAASIAESREALESAVREEAGSLGGRIDTAADSLRGTAEEQHTAVTEGIGRLETRADEHHSALTEGIDRLDSRADERHTALTEGVERLETRADEHRTALTESVERLDSRADERHTALTEGIERLDSRADEHRTALTEGVERLETRADERHTALAAQVGEGFTTLGTQAEENHAEATAAVADANSAVVKLAEDTEERLADIRAHVRDRLTELHEQLELHRAELRERDDQQRTDLAARLEETAGGLRAKFDEDHTAALAALRELRTAVEERVAALRDGVEERIGELRESVDTRITELGASVEERTGALQQSGDDRHSALTNLVEEQREAIDGRLEQSRRELAERVDRHLESITAQFEHGLGRLADRFDTFEGHFEGSFEGVEGKIDGVDGRIDGINGRLDGIEGRVNGVEGQFEGVNGQIDGVDGRLEAVDDRLEALNQRLAQLPATLEFSEVHRRLGELVDRPVIDPTDRLESLSSRLSESVDPLLREVQARPDRHEFEEVITEAVETSHDDVTKRLAALEETMFALAEALLRPGRDGKKRRRRDLDEDDEE
- the groES gene encoding co-chaperone GroES, whose amino-acid sequence is MSTATKTVLKPLEDRVVVKTLEAEQTTASGLVIPDTAKEKPQEGEVLAVGPGRWDEDGEKRIPLDVKVGDIVLYSKYGGTEVKYNNEEYLVLSARDLLAVVEK